Proteins encoded by one window of Candidatus Krumholzibacteriota bacterium:
- the prmC gene encoding peptide chain release factor N(5)-glutamine methyltransferase yields MAERVDARAGGEAERPTIVEAIRLAEGYLQRNGVPAARTNAEHLLAAGIGCSRLDLYLRFDRKVEPAVLAAVRENLRLRATRYPLQYILGEIEFFSLPFRVREGVFIPRPETELLVERVERLFFGRDVARFVEFGTGSGVIAATLAARHPGWRGAAFDRDPGAAHLALENCRALGIGDRVSVFVADGFGAVRANGQFDLLVSNPPYVPTERIEALEAEVSRFESRLALDGGEEGTDLYPGIAAAGAALLCPGGVIALEIGDGQKAVVEAILAGAGFEKIETTRDHNGLERVVTAARPA; encoded by the coding sequence ATGGCGGAACGGGTGGACGCGCGGGCCGGCGGGGAGGCGGAGAGGCCGACGATCGTGGAGGCGATCCGGCTCGCCGAGGGATACCTCCAGCGCAACGGCGTGCCGGCGGCCAGGACGAACGCCGAGCATCTCCTCGCCGCCGGAATCGGCTGCTCGCGCCTCGATCTCTACCTGCGATTCGACCGGAAGGTGGAGCCGGCGGTCCTCGCGGCGGTCCGGGAGAACCTCCGGCTGCGCGCGACGCGCTATCCGCTCCAGTACATCCTCGGCGAGATCGAGTTCTTCTCCCTGCCCTTCCGCGTCCGCGAGGGCGTCTTCATCCCCCGTCCCGAGACCGAGCTGCTCGTCGAGCGCGTCGAGCGACTCTTCTTTGGCCGCGATGTCGCGCGGTTCGTCGAGTTCGGCACGGGAAGCGGCGTGATCGCGGCGACCCTCGCCGCCCGGCATCCCGGCTGGCGCGGCGCGGCCTTCGACCGGGATCCCGGGGCGGCCCATCTCGCCCTGGAGAACTGCCGGGCGCTCGGGATCGGGGACCGCGTGTCCGTCTTCGTCGCCGACGGATTCGGCGCGGTCCGGGCGAACGGGCAATTCGACCTTCTCGTCTCGAACCCGCCCTACGTGCCCACGGAACGGATCGAGGCGCTCGAGGCGGAGGTCTCCCGGTTCGAGAGCCGCCTGGCCCTCGACGGCGGCGAGGAGGGGACCGATCTCTATCCCGGCATCGCGGCGGCGGGCGCCGCCTTGCTCTGTCCGGGGGGGGTGATCGCTCTCGAGATCGGCGACGGACAGAAAGCGGTGGTCGAGGCGATCCTCGCCGGCGCCGGGTTCGAGAAGATCGAGACGACGAGGGACCACAACGGGCTGGAACGGGTGGTGACCGCCGCCCGACCGGCGTGA
- the prfA gene encoding peptide chain release factor 1, with product MKTDTRYESILERFDFLGGELGRPEIIRDQRRYREIARERRDLEKAVGPIRELLDLRRRIADDRGVVEAGEDAELVLFANEEIDELEERVDELEKQIKILLIPTDPDDSRNTVLEIRAGTGGDEAALFAGDLARMYRLYAERHGWKVDVLSSNPTEMGGFKEIIFLVSGENAFGKLKFESGVHRVQRVPVTESGGRIHTSAVSVAVLPEAEEVDIDIEAKDLKIDVYRSSGPGGQSVNTTDSAVRVTHLPTGMVVTCQDEKSQHKNKAKALKVLRSRLLEKARGEQEEEIAEVRRGMVGSGDRSAKIRTYNFPQSRVSDHRIGMTTHNLDAVLDGELDEYVAALAVADREARLNAGAGPGAGRG from the coding sequence ATGAAAACGGACACGAGATACGAATCGATCCTGGAACGCTTCGATTTCCTCGGCGGGGAGCTCGGCCGCCCCGAGATCATCCGCGACCAGCGGCGGTACCGCGAGATCGCCCGCGAGCGGCGCGACCTCGAGAAGGCCGTCGGGCCGATACGCGAGCTGCTCGATCTCCGGCGCCGGATCGCCGACGACCGCGGGGTCGTCGAGGCGGGGGAGGACGCCGAGCTCGTCCTCTTCGCGAACGAGGAGATCGACGAGCTGGAGGAGCGGGTCGACGAGCTGGAGAAACAGATCAAGATCCTTCTGATCCCGACCGACCCGGACGATTCGCGGAACACGGTCCTCGAGATCCGGGCCGGCACCGGCGGCGACGAGGCGGCGCTCTTCGCCGGCGATCTCGCCCGGATGTACCGGCTTTACGCGGAACGGCACGGCTGGAAGGTCGACGTACTCTCGAGCAACCCCACGGAGATGGGCGGATTCAAGGAGATCATCTTCCTCGTCAGCGGCGAGAACGCGTTCGGCAAACTCAAGTTCGAGAGCGGTGTCCACCGCGTCCAGCGGGTCCCGGTCACCGAGTCGGGCGGACGGATCCACACCTCCGCCGTCTCGGTCGCCGTTCTTCCCGAGGCCGAGGAGGTCGACATCGACATCGAGGCGAAGGATCTCAAGATCGACGTCTACCGGTCGAGCGGCCCCGGTGGGCAGAGCGTCAACACGACCGACTCGGCCGTCCGCGTCACGCACCTGCCCACGGGGATGGTCGTCACCTGCCAGGACGAGAAATCGCAGCACAAGAACAAGGCGAAGGCGCTCAAGGTGCTGCGTTCCCGGCTCCTCGAGAAGGCGCGCGGGGAGCAGGAGGAGGAGATCGCCGAGGTCCGGCGCGGCATGGTCGGCAGCGGCGATCGGAGCGCCAAGATCAGGACGTACAATTTTCCGCAGAGCCGGGTGAGCGATCACCGGATCGGCATGACGACGCACAACCTCGACGCCGTCCTCGACGGCGAGCTCGACGAGTACGTCGCGGCGCTCGCCGTCGCCGACCGGGAGGCGCGGCTGAACGCGGGCGCCGGGCCGGGCGCCGGCCGCGGCTGA
- a CDS encoding DUF1385 domain-containing protein, whose protein sequence is MPEREARRALHVGGQAVIEGVMMRSPTRLATAVRTPDGEVVVSAEFFVSLAKRHRLLGLPIVRGAVSLFETFMIAVKALNFSAEHAAGEGGEAGGGLSTLHMVLTVAGAFLLGLALFFYIPLKLTELAGFESGLAFNLVDGLIRLVFIVLYIILVSLWKEMRRIFEYHGAEHKTIFAFEAGEEVTPETVKGYPRMHPRCSTSFLLIVVIVSILVFMFFGRPENVGERLLRLAAVPVIAGLSYEVLRLSALPGVRRWLGFVFWPGIFLQRFTTREPSADQIEVAIAALEASLAETALDS, encoded by the coding sequence ATGCCCGAAAGGGAAGCCAGACGGGCCCTTCATGTCGGTGGCCAGGCCGTCATCGAAGGCGTGATGATGCGCTCGCCCACCCGGCTGGCCACCGCGGTCCGCACGCCGGACGGCGAAGTCGTCGTTTCGGCGGAGTTCTTCGTATCCCTCGCCAAACGCCACCGGTTGCTCGGGCTGCCGATCGTCCGCGGCGCCGTTTCCCTCTTCGAGACGTTCATGATCGCCGTCAAGGCGCTCAACTTCTCCGCCGAGCACGCCGCCGGGGAAGGCGGGGAGGCGGGCGGCGGCCTCTCGACGCTGCACATGGTTCTGACCGTCGCGGGGGCCTTTCTCCTGGGGCTCGCGCTCTTCTTCTACATCCCCCTCAAGCTGACCGAGCTCGCCGGTTTCGAGAGCGGGCTGGCCTTCAACCTCGTCGACGGGCTCATCCGCCTCGTCTTCATCGTCCTCTACATCATCCTCGTCTCCCTCTGGAAGGAGATGCGGCGGATATTCGAGTACCACGGCGCCGAGCACAAGACGATCTTCGCCTTCGAGGCGGGCGAGGAGGTCACGCCCGAGACGGTGAAAGGCTATCCGCGGATGCACCCGCGCTGCTCGACGAGCTTCCTGTTGATCGTCGTGATCGTGAGCATCCTCGTCTTCATGTTCTTCGGGCGGCCCGAGAACGTGGGCGAGCGTCTTCTGCGTCTCGCCGCCGTGCCGGTGATCGCCGGCCTCTCCTACGAGGTCCTCCGGCTCTCCGCGCTCCCCGGCGTGCGCCGGTGGCTCGGATTCGTCTTCTGGCCCGGCATCTTCCTCCAGCGCTTCACGACGCGCGAGCCCTCCGCCGATCAGATCGAGGTGGCGATCGCCGCGCTCGAGGCGAGCCTCGCCGAAACCGCGCTTGATTCGTAG
- the rpmE gene encoding 50S ribosomal protein L31 yields MKKGLHPDYKKAKITCLCGNVIETRSTQDEIHVEICSSCHPFFTGKQKLVDTAGRVERFQRKYGDYRKKQSK; encoded by the coding sequence ATGAAGAAGGGGCTGCACCCCGACTACAAGAAGGCGAAGATCACCTGCCTCTGCGGGAACGTGATCGAGACGCGCTCGACGCAGGACGAGATCCACGTCGAGATCTGTTCGAGCTGCCACCCGTTCTTTACGGGCAAGCAGAAACTCGTCGACACGGCCGGTCGCGTCGAGCGGTTCCAGCGCAAGTACGGCGACTACCGCAAGAAGCAGAGCAAGTAG
- the rho gene encoding transcription termination factor Rho gives MDIAELKSMKIEELMTMGVDLGITGLSNLRKQEIIFKILEAQAQQNGFIFSEGVLQVLPEGYGFLRSPTYNYLPGPDDIYVSPSQIKKFDLRTGDIVSGQVRAPKESERYFALLKVEAVDHEHPDEVKKKTLFDNLTPLYPEEQINLEHDPEDLSARLMNLLTPIGKGQRGLIVAPPRTGKTILLQKIANSITANHPEVTLIVLLIDERPEEVTDMERSVNGEVISSTFDEPADRHVQVADMVIQKAKRLVEHGKDVVILLDSITRLARAHNAVVPHSGKILSGGVDSNALQRPKRFFGAARNTEEQGSLTIMATALIETGSRMDEVIFEEFKGTGNLEIVLDRRLADKRVWPAMDIFRSGTRKEELLLDEKTLSKVYILRKFLSDKSPVEAMEFLLEKISKTKTNQKFLQSMNA, from the coding sequence ATGGATATCGCCGAACTGAAAAGCATGAAGATCGAGGAGCTCATGACGATGGGCGTGGACCTGGGAATCACGGGTCTGAGCAACCTGCGCAAGCAGGAGATCATCTTCAAGATCCTCGAGGCGCAGGCGCAGCAGAACGGATTCATCTTCAGCGAGGGCGTCCTGCAGGTCCTTCCCGAGGGATACGGATTCCTCCGTTCACCGACCTACAACTATCTGCCCGGCCCCGACGATATCTACGTCTCCCCTTCGCAGATCAAGAAATTCGACCTGCGCACCGGCGACATCGTTTCCGGCCAGGTCAGGGCGCCGAAGGAATCCGAGCGGTATTTCGCGCTCCTCAAGGTCGAGGCCGTCGATCACGAGCACCCCGACGAGGTCAAGAAGAAGACGCTCTTCGACAACCTCACGCCGCTCTACCCCGAGGAGCAGATAAACCTCGAGCACGATCCGGAGGATCTCTCCGCGCGTTTGATGAACCTGCTCACGCCGATCGGAAAGGGACAGCGCGGCCTCATCGTGGCCCCGCCCCGGACCGGAAAGACGATCCTGCTCCAGAAGATCGCCAACTCCATCACGGCGAACCATCCCGAGGTGACCCTGATCGTCCTGCTCATCGACGAGCGCCCCGAGGAGGTCACCGACATGGAGCGCTCGGTCAACGGCGAGGTCATCTCCTCGACCTTCGACGAGCCGGCCGACCGGCATGTCCAGGTCGCCGACATGGTCATCCAGAAGGCGAAGCGCCTCGTCGAGCACGGCAAGGACGTCGTGATCCTCCTCGACTCGATCACGCGTCTCGCCCGCGCGCACAACGCCGTCGTGCCGCATTCGGGGAAGATCCTCTCCGGCGGCGTCGACTCCAACGCCCTCCAGCGGCCGAAGCGCTTCTTCGGGGCCGCGCGCAACACCGAGGAGCAGGGGAGCCTCACGATCATGGCGACCGCGCTGATCGAGACGGGAAGCCGCATGGACGAGGTGATCTTCGAGGAGTTCAAGGGAACGGGCAACCTCGAGATCGTCCTCGACCGCCGGCTCGCCGACAAGCGCGTCTGGCCGGCGATGGACATCTTCCGGTCGGGAACGCGCAAGGAGGAGCTCCTCCTCGACGAGAAGACGCTCAGCAAGGTCTACATTCTCCGCAAGTTCCTCAGCGACAAGTCTCCCGTCGAGGCGATGGAGTTCCTGCTCGAGAAGATATCGAAGACGAAGACCAACCAGAAGTTCCTCCAGTCGATGAACGCGTGA